GATGGGTGCAGTCCACGAAACACCTTTTCGGTCTTTGATGGTGTCGTTTGCCCCAACTGCAAAAATAATAATAATTTTTTCATTTTTGCCAATGCGCTGTTTTGCCTCAAACTCAAATCGTTTCAGAAGGCTTCCTGTTGTAGTTCCGGAAATGCTGAGGTTATATAATGCGCAATAAAATTCTTGATTGGTGTCAATTACTTTTTTAGTCAGCTCTTTTCGGATGCGCTCAACCCAACCGCCTTCATAATCCCATGCGCCATAAGCGTCGCTGTCGCCGAAAATAAGTATTTTGATGTCTTGCGCCATATAATTCGCCAAAAATTGCATTAAAACATAAACCTATAATGCATTAACGTTTCATCTGTTCTTCAAAACGCTCCTTTCCCAAAAGTTCCTTGCAGAAATCAAGCGAAACAGTGAGGCGCGAATTAGAAACAGACACAGCAGTCTTTGTGTAAAAAGGCACGCCTTTCAGCATGCATTTTATTTTTTTGAGGTATTGTGCACCCATTTCCGAGGTTGTCATTTTTTCTTTTGCAGCAAAAAGCGCAGCACGTGCGCACCCGGCATAGCCAAGTGTGTCGTACAAATCTGCATCATAAACTATTTTTGCTTCAAGAGTTTGCGGAATGGTTTTTCCGCCTTCGGTATGATGTGTTTCTATCGCATGCATTATTTTTGCTATTTCCTCGTCTTTGTAATAGAAATCCGGAAGGATTTTTTTTGAAAGCGCGGCGCTGTCTATCGCATGGCTATTATGCTTTGCTTTGTGATGGTGCGTTTTTGAAGTTTTTTTGCTCGGTTCATTTTCGCCAAAAAAAGTCTGCGGCCGTACAATATCGTGCAAAAGAAGCGCAGGTTCAAGTATTTCAAGGTCTGCTTTTTCAGTTTCACCAAGATGCATTCCGATTTTCCAGACGCGCAGGACGT
The genomic region above belongs to Nanoarchaeota archaeon and contains:
- a CDS encoding HD domain-containing protein, whose protein sequence is MDTKSANSARVKALHEFVTMVLSNSKVQDSAHDLDHVLRVWKIGMHLGETEKADLEILEPALLLHDIVRPQTFFGENEPSKKTSKTHHHKAKHNSHAIDSAALSKKILPDFYYKDEEIAKIMHAIETHHTEGGKTIPQTLEAKIVYDADLYDTLGYAGCARAALFAAKEKMTTSEMGAQYLKKIKCMLKGVPFYTKTAVSVSNSRLTVSLDFCKELLGKERFEEQMKR